The Kribbella sp. NBC_00662 nucleotide sequence ACGAGGAGAAGATCTACAAGGTCAAGTACTGAACTACTGCAGCAGGAGCAGGCCGAAGTACTCCGTGGCGACGATGACACCCGGCCCGCGGGCCTCTACGGTTTCGTACTGTGACCACGACTGAGCCCGTCGACGTCCCGACCTTCGGGGCGCGTGCGCGTCGGGTCCTGCTGCCGTTGGTGCTGTCGTTCGTCACGGTGGTCGGGACGTTCGGCTCGGCTCAGGGACAGCCGGACCGGCGCCAGCCCGACTGGTTCATGGTCGTTCTGCTGCTGATCGGCACCATCTCGCTGTACTGGCTGCGCACCCACCCGGTTCCGGTGCTGTGGGCAACCGTCGCCACGACGCTGATCTACATGCTCCGCGAGTACCCGTGGGGTCCGGTCATCCTGACGTTCGTGATCGCGGTCTTCACCGTGATCCGGCTGGGCCACCGGGCGGCCGGCTGGGCCGGTCTGATCTCGCTGTACGTCCTGCACGTCGGCGGCCGGATGATCCTCGGTATCAACCAGGACGGCGTGTACCAGGTCCTGCTCGTCGGCACCTGCTTCTGCGTTCTCGGTTTTGTCGCCGAGCTCTTCCGCGCGCACCGCGACCGGGTGATGGCGGCAGCGCGCACCCGTCGAGAGGCGGAGCTGCGCCGAGCCGGTGAAGAGCGGCTGCGGATCGCGCAGGAGCTCCACGACGTCGTGGCGCACCACATCTCGCTCATCAACGTGCAGGCGGCCACTGCACTGCACCTTGTCGACCGGCAACCCGAGCAGGCCGCTCCGGCGCTCTCCGCGATCAAGGATGCGAGCAAAGAGGCGCTGGTGGAGCTCCGCTCGATCGTCGGCATCCTGCGGCAGTCCGACGAGTCCGCGCCGCGCCAACCGGTCGCCGGTCTCGACCACCTGGATCATCTGGTCACTCGTACGTCGCGGGCCGGGCTGGAGGTACACCGCATCGTCCACGGCGAGCCGCGACCGCTACCGACCGGACTCGACCGTGCCGCGTTCCGGATCATCCAGGAGTCGCTGACGAACGTCGTACGCCATGCCAACGCCTCGTCCGCCACAGTCCGGATCCAGTACGGCGAGCAGTCGCTCGTACTGCAGATCGACGACGACGGCCAATCGCTCACCGCACCGCCGACGGAAGGCAACGGCATCGGCGGCATGCGCGAGCGAGCCACCGCACTCGGCGGCTCCCTCACCGCGAACCGCACGCCCTCCGGCAGCCTGAGAATCACGGCGACCCTGCCGCTGTAGGTTCCCTGTGAACCCGACCGACAGCTGCCGGTCCGGGGTTCGGTGTTTCGGTTGGTGTTACGGGAGGCGGACGTGGGACGGGTTGAGGTCGGCCACGCTGGAGACGCCGAGTAGCGCCATGGTGCGGCGTACCTCCTTGGTCAGGATCTCCGCGGCGCGGGCGACGCCGCGCTGACCGCCGGCCATCAGGCCGTACAGGTAGGCGCGTCCGACCAGGCAGGCGTCGGCGCCGAGCGCGATCGCCGCGACGATGTCAGCGCCGGACATGATGCCGGTGTCGAGGTAGATCTCCGCGTCGCTGCCGATCGCCTTGCGGACGTCGGGGAGGATGCGCAGCGGCGTCGGCGCCCGGTCGAGCTGACGGCCGCCGTGGTTGGACAGCACGACCGCATCCGCGCCGGCGTCGACCACGCGACGCGCGTCCGCGACGGTTTGGATGCCCTTGACGATCAGCGGGCCGTCCCAGATCGAGCGCAGCCAGTTGAGGTCGTCGATGGTCATCGTCGGGTCGAAGAGCTTGTCGAGCAGCTCGGCGACGGTGCCGTCCCAGGTGGACAGCGAGGCGAACGTCAACGGCCGCGTGGTGAGCAGGTTCGCCCACCAGGCCGGGTGCAGCGACGCGTCCAGCACGGTCTTCGCGGTGAGCGACGGCGGGATCGTGAAGCCGTTGCGTACGTCGCGCAGCCGCGCGCCCGCGACCGGTACGTCGACGGTCAGCATCAGCGCCTCGAAGCCGGCAGCGGCCGAGCGCTTCACCAGGTCCTCGCCGGCATCCCGGTCCTTCCACACGTACAGCTGGAACCACTTGCGCGCGTCCGGCGCGGCGGCCGCGACGTCCTCGATCGAGGTGGTGCCCATCGTCGACAGCGCGTACGGGATGCCGATCTGCTCGGCGACCTTCACCACCGCGCTCTCGCCCTCGTGGTTCATCATCCGGGTGAAGCCGGTCGGCGCGAACGCGAACGGCAACTCGGAGCGGCCGCCGAGGATCGACGTACCGAGGTCGATCTCGGAGACGTCGCGCAGGATCGACGGCTGCAGCTCCATCTCGGCGAACAGCCGGCGGGCGCGGCGCAGGCTGATCTCGGCCTCGGCGGCGCCGTCGGTGTAGTCGAAGACCGAGCGCGGCGTACGGCGTTTCGCGATCCGGCGCAGGTCCGCGATCGTCAGCGCCTTCTCCAACCGCCGCTCGGTCGGGTTCGCCGTGATCGGCTTCGGCCGGAGCAGCGGCTTCAGCTCGGACCATTTGGGCATCTGGCGATCGGTCATCACAACTCCCGGCTCAATCTGTGGTCGGACCACACCCTACCCTGTGGTCCGACCACACCGGTAGGCTCGTCCACATGAAGAACTACGAGCTGGTCCTGCACCGGGTGGAGGCCGATCTGGCCGCGGGGCGGCTGCGGATCGGCGGGCGGCTGCCCGGGGAGCGGACGCTGGCCGAGCAGCTCGGGATCAGCCGGCCCTCGGTGCGGGAGGCGGTCCGGGTGCTCGAAGCGATGGGCGTGGTGCGGACCGCGACCGGGTCCGGGCCGGAGGCAGGTGCGGTGATCGTGGCGGAGCCGGTGTCGCCGTTGACCGCGGTACTACGGTTGCATCTGGCAACGAATCATCTGCCGATGGGCGACGTCGTACAGACGCGTCTGCTGCTGGAGTCGTGGTCGGCGCGGGAGGCTGCCGGGCGGGAGTTGGGGGCGGACGAGCTCAAGGTGGCGGAGGAGCTGCTGGATCGGATGGACGACGCCGGGTTGTCGCCGGAGGAGTTCCATCAGCTCGACGCGGAGTTCCATGTCGCGTTGTCGGGGCTGGCCGGGAACGTGTTGATCGCGGCGGTGATGACGTCGTTGCGGTCGGCGATTCATGGGTACGTGCTGGCCGCCGTACCCAACCTGCCGGACTGGGAGGCGGTGGCGGTCGGTTTACGATCCGAGCATCGCGGGATCCTGGCGGCGGTGCGGGGTGGCGAGCCGGAGCGCGCGGCCTCGTTGGTGACCGCGCATATCCGGGGGTTCTATCAGGCGGCGCAGTTAGCACCGTTCGGCGGAGAGGGCGGTGCGGCGGAGGCCGAGGATCACGGTCACGCCGACGATCAGGTGCAGTGAGGCCAGGCCTAGTTTCGCGCCGAGGCCGATGCCGTTGGTGAGTGGGCTGCCGAGAGACAGGACGCAGACGATGGTCGCGATGATCGTCCAGGTGTCGCGGGCGTTTTTGGTGCGGCGTTCGAGGATCGCCAGGAGGCCCCAGCCGGCGAAGGCGATGACGATTGTGGCGGCGAGGACGGCTGCGGCGCCGATGTGCTGGATGCCGCCTTGGCGTGCGGTGAGGGTGAGGCCGGCGAGCTTTGCGAGGATCGCCCAGTCAGCAAGAGCAGCAACTGCAGCCACACCGACCACGGCGAGCCGACTACGCCGGGGAACCCGCCGTGGAGTGGAGGAGACGGCCGACGACTGTGTGCTGTTGGTGGTTGGCATTTCGGCTCCCTGGGGTGGTTGGTGGGAACACAGTGCGGGAGGTTCGGTGCGGGTGGCATCGGTCGGGTGGACGGGGTGGGTTCTACTTTGGTTGGTGGTGGGGACGGTCGGGGCGGCTTAGTCTCGGCGGCATGGAGGAGTTGTGTGTGCCGCGGGAGAGGTCCGGGCGGTTGGTCGGGCTGGTGGCATTGGCGTTGGTCGCGGCGATGGTTGCCGCGACGATCGTCGGGCGGTGGTCGGATCCGGAGCATCAGAAGTTCCTCGCGCTCGACATCGTGGTCGGGATCCTCTCCGTCGCGGTGATCCCGACGCTGATCCGCTGGCCCGTGCACGGCGCGATCGCGCTCGCCGTACTCGCGATCTTCTCCCCCGCCGGTACGCCGCCGTCCACCGTCGGCACGCTGACCGTCGCCCTCCGCCGTCCCTTCCGTACTGCGCTGCTCGTCGCGATCGCCGGCACCGTCGCGCACCTGATCCAGGGCCTCTGGCAACCAATCCACGGTCTCCCCTACCTCTGGTTCGCCGTGCTGGACGTCGTCGTGCACGCCGCCCTGCTCGGCTGGGGCCAGGGCGCCCAGGCCCGCCGCCAACTTCTGGAGTCGCTCCGCGAACGCGCCCGACGAGCCGAGGCCGAGCAGGGCCGCCGGGTCGCGGAAGCACGCACACTCGAACGCACCAAGATGGCTCGCGAGATGCACGACGTACTGGCCCATCGCCTGTCCCTGCTCGCGACGTATGCCGGTGCGCTCGAGTACCGGCCCGACTCGTCGCCCGAGCGCCTCGCGAAGGCGGCCGGCGTGATCCGCACCGGCGTACACCAGGCGCTCGACGAGCTGCGCGAGGTCATCAACGTCCTCCGCGACGAGGACGTGTACGAAGGCCGGCCGCAACCTACCTTCGACGACGTGCGCGCGCTCGTCGACGAGTCGCGTGAGGCGGGTACGACGGTCGCCTATGAGGATCACGTCGCGGATCCCACTTCATTGCCCCCGGCAACAGGACGTACGGCGTACCGGATCGTCCAGGAGGGACTGACCAACGCGCGCAAACACGCCGCGGGACGGCCGGTGACGGTCACGGTGGACGGACGGCCCGGAGACGGCTTGCGGATCGAGCTGACCAACCCGGCGTCGAACGGGACGACGGTCACGCCCGGCAGCGGGACCGGCCTGGTCGGGCTGACCGAGCGCGTACAACTGGCGGGCGGGACGCTGGACCACGGGCAGGTGCCCGGTGGCGGCTTCCGGCTCGAGGCCTCGCTACCGTGGCCCGCATGAGCGAAACCGCAGCGCCGCCGATCCGCGTACTCGTCGTGGACGACGACGCGCTGGTCCGAGCCAGTCTGGAGATGATGCTCGACGGGTCGAACGGGATCTCGGTGGTCGGTCAGGCCGCCGACGGCGACGAAGTACCGGCCGCCGTCGACGCACACTTCCCCGACATCGTGCTGATGGACCTGCGGATGCCCCGGGTCGACGGCATCGTCGCGACCCAGCGGTTGCGGGCGCGGACGAATCCGCCCGAGGTCGTCGTACTCACCACGTTCGACACCGACGAGAACGTGCTGCACGCGCTCCGTGCCGGGGCGAGCGGGTTCCTGCTCAAGGACACCCCACCGGCCCAGATCGTCGAGGCCGTCCGGCGGGTCGCGGCCGGGGACCCGATCCTGTCGCCGGCGATCACCCGCCGCCTGATGGACCGCGCCGCCACGCAGGCCGACGCCCACACGATCGCGCAGGACAAGCTCCAGCGGCTGTCGCCCCGCGAGTACGACGTGATGCTGGCGGTCGCACAGGGGAAGGCGAACGCGCAGATCGGCGCCGAGCTGTTCATGAGCCTCGCGACGGTCAAGGCCCACATCTCCCACATCCTCACCAAGCTGGAGCTCGGCAACCGCACCCAGATCGCCCTCCTCGCCCATGACGCCGGGCTCGCATAAGCTCCAGCGCATGATCAGGGTGCTGCTGGCGGATGATCAGGCGTTGGTGCGGGCCGGGTTCCGGTCGTTGCTCAACGCCGAGGACGACATCACGGTGGTCGGCGAGGTGGCGGACGGCGCGGAGGCGGTCACGGTCGCGCGCGCCGAGAGGCCCGACGTCGTGCTGATGGACATCCGGATGCCCGGCACCGACGGCCTCGAGGCGACGCGGCAGATCGGTGCGGATCCGGAGCTGGCCGACGTACATGTGGTGATCCTGACGACGTTCGACCTGGACGAGTACGTGTTCGAGGCACTGCGGGTCGGTGCGAGTGGGTTCTTGGTGAAGGACACCGAGCCGGTCGAGCTGCTCCAGGCGGTGCGAGTGGTCGCGCGCGGCGATGCGCTCCTCTCCCCCGGCGTCACGCGGCGGCTGGTGGCCGAGTTCGCGTCACGCAGCCGGCAACCACATGCGAGCAAGGAACTCGACGTACTCACAGAACGCGAGAAGGAGATCGTTGCACTCGTCGGCGAAGGGCTGTCGAACGACGAGATCGCGGAGCGGCTCGTGCTGAGTCCGGCGACCGCGAAGACGCATGTGAGCCGAGCGATGATCAAGCTCGGCGTCCGCGACCGGGCGCAGCTGGTCGTCGTCGCCTATCAGACCGGGCTGGTACGCCCCGGCTGGCTGGGTTGACCTTCCAGCTACTCGAACCCCGAGGCTGCTCGCATGATGCACCTCGAGGAGATCACCGCCGCCGTCTCACTGGGCCAGGCCGGGGATCGTGAAACCGCCCGTCGTCAGCTGAGCGGGCTGTGGGACTCGGTCGACGATCCGCAGACCCGATGCGCGATCGCGCATTACCTGGCCGACGTACAGGACGAAACCTCCGACGAACTGGCCTGGGACCTCCGCGCGTTGGAGGTGGTCGAGGACACCGCCTGGCTCCCGTCCCTCCACCTGAACCTCGCCGACGACTACCGCCGCCTGGCGCAGCCACTGGAGGCGGAGGGACACCTGCAGCTAGCTCGAAAGCACCTCCATCTGCTGCCCACCGACGGCTACGGCGAACTGATCCGGTCGGCCGTCGACCACGTGGCCGAAGCACTCGCCGCCGGAAACACTGACCGCTTACCATCCAATCCCAGCAGCTGAGGCGAAGCCCGTAACGACAGGAGGTATGCGTCTACTGCCGACTGCGCTCCGCCTGGGCTCACCGTAAAGCAGGCCGCATCAGCACACACCTCCTGTCGTTAGCACTACTCCTGCTGAGGTATGTGCGGTCACTCCCCCGAGGCGACGCGGCGGCTGGCGCGTGAGCGGCACGCTCTAGGTATGGATGCGCTAGTTGAGGTCAGTGGACTGACGAAGAGGTACGGCGACACCCTCGCGGTCGATGGTGTCGATCTGACAGTGCTGCCGGGCGAGGTCTACGGGTTCCTCGGGCCGAACGGCGCAGGCAAGACAACCACGCTCCGGATCCTCACCGGGCTGATCGCGCCGACGAGTGGCAGCGTTCGCGTGCTCGGCGGGCAACCCGGGCAGGCCGACGTACTGGGACGGACCGGGTCGATGATCGAGTCGCCGGCGTTCTACCCGTATCTGTCGGGACTGGACAATCTGCGGCTGCTGGCCGAGTACGCCGGGGTGTCGCGGCAGCGGATCGACGAAGTACTCGAGCTCGTCGACCTGGCCGATCGCGCGAGGGACCGGTTCTCGACGTACTCCCTGGGGATGAAGCAGCGGCTCGGGGTCGCAGCGGCGCTGCTGAAGGATCCGGAGCTCGTGATCCTCGACGAGCCGACGAACGGACTGGACCCGGCCGGGATGCGTGACATGCGGCGGCTGATCCGCGAGTTGGGCACCGGCGGCCGGACCGTGCTGTTGTCGAGTCATCTGCTCGGCGAGGTACAGCAGATCTGCGACCGGGTCGGGATCATCAACTCCGGCCGGATGGTTGCCGAGCACAACGTCGACGACCTGCGCGGCGAACAGGAACTCGTCGTCCGTGCCGACCCGAAGGACCAGGCGCAGGCGATCCTGACCGGCTTCGGCAGCGTGCACCAGTACGACGACACGCTGCGCGTCGCCGTGGATGCGGCGCGGGCCGCGGAAGTGAACGCGGCCCTGGTCGGCGCCGGGATCGCCGTCTCCGAACTGCACATGACCGAACGAGCACTCGAGGACATCTTCTTCGAGCTCACCACCGAGGAGAAGGCCGATGTTGGGTAGCTACCGCGCGGAGATGCTCAAGCTCCGTAAACGATCCGCGGTCTGGGTGCTGTTCGGCGCCGGCCTGGTCCTGAGCCTGATCTTCGGATACCTGCTGCCGTACGTCGCCTACACCACCGGCGACGACACTCCGTCCACCGACGGCGTCCCCCGCGCCCAGGTCCTCCAAGGCATGCTCCCCGAACGCGTCATCGACAACACGATCGGCGGGTACCCCATCTTCGCCGGGGCGTTGGCGTTGGTCCTCGGCGCGATAGTGATCGGCGGCGAGTACACGTGGGGCACGCTGAAGACCGTCCTCACCCAACGCCCCGGCCGCGGCACGATCCTGGGCGCGCAGTTTCTCGCCCTCGGCACGATGATCGCCCTCTGGGTCGTCGGCATCTTCATCGCCTGCGCTCTGTGCAGCATCGGCATCGCCGCCGCCGAGAGCGGCTCGATGACCTGGCCCAGCATCGGCACCTTGGCTCAAGGCCTGGCCGGCGGCTGGCTGGTCCTGATGACCTGGTGCCTGGCCGGCGCCGTCCTAGCCGTTGCCTTCCGCAACGTAGCCCTCCCCATCGGCCTGGGCGTCGTCTGGATCCTGGGCATCGAGACCCTCCTCGCCGGCGTCGTAGGCAGCCTTCTCCCCAGCCTCAATTGGCTGGCCAACGCCCTCCCCGGCACCAACGCCGGCTCCCTGGTCTTCACCGTCACCGGCATGTCAGCATCGGACGCCCCACCCGGCGTCCGCGACGCAGTAGGCGGAGGCCGAGCCCTCCTAACTCTCTTCGCCTACTGCACCCTCTTCGCAACCCTCTCCCTCTGGACCACCCGCCGCCGCGACGTCGCATGACATTCGGTGAGACCCGACGAGTACCACGCACCACCGTTGCCTGAAGCAACAGACCGTACGCCACCACCGCAGACCTCACACGAGAACAGGACCTGACAAGCATCTCCTCCGCCGGATCCGCTTCCCTGCAGAACAGCTCGCACGCCACCGAAGGCGGCCGATAGGGCAGCTGTCGCGGAGCGGTGTCCTTTGGTTGGTGTTCGCCGCTAGCTAGCTTTTGATGCCGGCGTGGACCAGGGCTAGCTCGCAGAACATGGCGTTGGCCCAGGAGAACCATTCGCGGGTGTACTGGGTGGGGTCGTCCACGTTGAAGCCTTCGTGCATCTGGCCGGTGCCGCCGGTGGTGTCGCGGAGGAGTTCGAGGAGTTGCTGGCGTTCCTCGGCGGATGTGCTGGAGATCCCCTGCACCGCAAGGGCGATGTGCCAGATGTAGCGCGGCGGCGTATGCGGACTCCCGATCCCGGAAGCGTGCGTCCCGCTGTAGTAATACGGGTTCTCCGGGCTGAGCAACAGCCGACGAGTCGCCAGGTACGTCGGATCGTCCGCCGCCGCATACCCCGTCAGCGGGATCGACAGCAGACTGGGCATGTTCGCGTCGTCCATCAGCAACGTCTCCCCCAGCCCGTCGACCTCGTACGCGTACACCTGCCCATGCACCGGATGCTCGACAGTGCCGTGCGAGGAGATGCCCTCGTCGATGTCCGCCTTGAGCGCCTTCGCCCGATCGGCCAACTCCGGGTCACGCAGTACTTCGGTAGCGATCTCCTCCAGATACCCGAGCACCACCGACGCGAACATGTTGCCCGGCACGTTGAACCCAAGCTCCGTCGCATCATCACTCGGCCGGAACGCGCTCCACGACATCCCCGTCGGCCGCGTCAGCCGCCCACGCCCCTCGCGCACCAGAGTGTCCGACGGCCGGTCGTCCAGTCGCTGGAAGCGGTACGGCGATCTCGCCTCATGGTCCTGCTCCACCGTCCACAGCTCGACGATCGCCTCAG carries:
- a CDS encoding glycoside hydrolase family 125 protein — its product is MIDPEVLARAVAAVQQATGDEVIAEMFRRSMAGNLPAVAEPLPDGTTFVLTGDIPAMWLRDSAAQMRPYLLLCKDDPGLQQTLIGVLHRQLEYVVLDPYANAFNKSANGAGHVTDETEMSPWVWERKYEIDSLCFPLELAYRLWRITGRADVIDQRFRAAAEAIVELWTVEQDHEARSPYRFQRLDDRPSDTLVREGRGRLTRPTGMSWSAFRPSDDATELGFNVPGNMFASVVLGYLEEIATEVLRDPELADRAKALKADIDEGISSHGTVEHPVHGQVYAYEVDGLGETLLMDDANMPSLLSIPLTGYAAADDPTYLATRRLLLSPENPYYYSGTHASGIGSPHTPPRYIWHIALAVQGISSTSAEERQQLLELLRDTTGGTGQMHEGFNVDDPTQYTREWFSWANAMFCELALVHAGIKS
- a CDS encoding FadR/GntR family transcriptional regulator, translating into MKNYELVLHRVEADLAAGRLRIGGRLPGERTLAEQLGISRPSVREAVRVLEAMGVVRTATGSGPEAGAVIVAEPVSPLTAVLRLHLATNHLPMGDVVQTRLLLESWSAREAAGRELGADELKVAEELLDRMDDAGLSPEEFHQLDAEFHVALSGLAGNVLIAAVMTSLRSAIHGYVLAAVPNLPDWEAVAVGLRSEHRGILAAVRGGEPERAASLVTAHIRGFYQAAQLAPFGGEGGAAEAEDHGHADDQVQ
- a CDS encoding ABC transporter ATP-binding protein, producing MDALVEVSGLTKRYGDTLAVDGVDLTVLPGEVYGFLGPNGAGKTTTLRILTGLIAPTSGSVRVLGGQPGQADVLGRTGSMIESPAFYPYLSGLDNLRLLAEYAGVSRQRIDEVLELVDLADRARDRFSTYSLGMKQRLGVAAALLKDPELVILDEPTNGLDPAGMRDMRRLIRELGTGGRTVLLSSHLLGEVQQICDRVGIINSGRMVAEHNVDDLRGEQELVVRADPKDQAQAILTGFGSVHQYDDTLRVAVDAARAAEVNAALVGAGIAVSELHMTERALEDIFFELTTEEKADVG
- a CDS encoding ABC transporter permease, giving the protein MLGSYRAEMLKLRKRSAVWVLFGAGLVLSLIFGYLLPYVAYTTGDDTPSTDGVPRAQVLQGMLPERVIDNTIGGYPIFAGALALVLGAIVIGGEYTWGTLKTVLTQRPGRGTILGAQFLALGTMIALWVVGIFIACALCSIGIAAAESGSMTWPSIGTLAQGLAGGWLVLMTWCLAGAVLAVAFRNVALPIGLGVVWILGIETLLAGVVGSLLPSLNWLANALPGTNAGSLVFTVTGMSASDAPPGVRDAVGGGRALLTLFAYCTLFATLSLWTTRRRDVA
- a CDS encoding response regulator — encoded protein: MIRVLLADDQALVRAGFRSLLNAEDDITVVGEVADGAEAVTVARAERPDVVLMDIRMPGTDGLEATRQIGADPELADVHVVILTTFDLDEYVFEALRVGASGFLVKDTEPVELLQAVRVVARGDALLSPGVTRRLVAEFASRSRQPHASKELDVLTEREKEIVALVGEGLSNDEIAERLVLSPATAKTHVSRAMIKLGVRDRAQLVVVAYQTGLVRPGWLG
- a CDS encoding sensor histidine kinase, whose amino-acid sequence is MEELCVPRERSGRLVGLVALALVAAMVAATIVGRWSDPEHQKFLALDIVVGILSVAVIPTLIRWPVHGAIALAVLAIFSPAGTPPSTVGTLTVALRRPFRTALLVAIAGTVAHLIQGLWQPIHGLPYLWFAVLDVVVHAALLGWGQGAQARRQLLESLRERARRAEAEQGRRVAEARTLERTKMAREMHDVLAHRLSLLATYAGALEYRPDSSPERLAKAAGVIRTGVHQALDELREVINVLRDEDVYEGRPQPTFDDVRALVDESREAGTTVAYEDHVADPTSLPPATGRTAYRIVQEGLTNARKHAAGRPVTVTVDGRPGDGLRIELTNPASNGTTVTPGSGTGLVGLTERVQLAGGTLDHGQVPGGGFRLEASLPWPA
- a CDS encoding response regulator, translating into MSETAAPPIRVLVVDDDALVRASLEMMLDGSNGISVVGQAADGDEVPAAVDAHFPDIVLMDLRMPRVDGIVATQRLRARTNPPEVVVLTTFDTDENVLHALRAGASGFLLKDTPPAQIVEAVRRVAAGDPILSPAITRRLMDRAATQADAHTIAQDKLQRLSPREYDVMLAVAQGKANAQIGAELFMSLATVKAHISHILTKLELGNRTQIALLAHDAGLA
- a CDS encoding sensor histidine kinase, producing MTTTEPVDVPTFGARARRVLLPLVLSFVTVVGTFGSAQGQPDRRQPDWFMVVLLLIGTISLYWLRTHPVPVLWATVATTLIYMLREYPWGPVILTFVIAVFTVIRLGHRAAGWAGLISLYVLHVGGRMILGINQDGVYQVLLVGTCFCVLGFVAELFRAHRDRVMAAARTRREAELRRAGEERLRIAQELHDVVAHHISLINVQAATALHLVDRQPEQAAPALSAIKDASKEALVELRSIVGILRQSDESAPRQPVAGLDHLDHLVTRTSRAGLEVHRIVHGEPRPLPTGLDRAAFRIIQESLTNVVRHANASSATVRIQYGEQSLVLQIDDDGQSLTAPPTEGNGIGGMRERATALGGSLTANRTPSGSLRITATLPL
- a CDS encoding DUF6069 family protein — its product is MPTTNSTQSSAVSSTPRRVPRRSRLAVVGVAAVAALADWAILAKLAGLTLTARQGGIQHIGAAAVLAATIVIAFAGWGLLAILERRTKNARDTWTIIATIVCVLSLGSPLTNGIGLGAKLGLASLHLIVGVTVILGLRRTALSAERC
- a CDS encoding alpha-hydroxy-acid oxidizing protein, which produces MTDRQMPKWSELKPLLRPKPITANPTERRLEKALTIADLRRIAKRRTPRSVFDYTDGAAEAEISLRRARRLFAEMELQPSILRDVSEIDLGTSILGGRSELPFAFAPTGFTRMMNHEGESAVVKVAEQIGIPYALSTMGTTSIEDVAAAAPDARKWFQLYVWKDRDAGEDLVKRSAAAGFEALMLTVDVPVAGARLRDVRNGFTIPPSLTAKTVLDASLHPAWWANLLTTRPLTFASLSTWDGTVAELLDKLFDPTMTIDDLNWLRSIWDGPLIVKGIQTVADARRVVDAGADAVVLSNHGGRQLDRAPTPLRILPDVRKAIGSDAEIYLDTGIMSGADIVAAIALGADACLVGRAYLYGLMAGGQRGVARAAEILTKEVRRTMALLGVSSVADLNPSHVRLP